In Streptomyces sp. SN-593, a single genomic region encodes these proteins:
- a CDS encoding amidohydrolase family protein: MGAGANEVLHVRGRVLAGPDDASVRDELWVVGGRITYRRPAAEVTATATGWVLPGLVDAHCHVGLDAHGAVDEATTEKQALTERGAGALLLRDAGTPADTRWIDDREDLPRIIRAGRHIARTRRYIRNYAHEIEPGDLTAYVRREARRGDGWVKLVGDWIDRGIGDLAPCWPADALREAIAAAHEEGARVTAHCFAEDSLADLVDAGIDCVEHATGLTDDTIPLFAERGVAIVPTLVNIATFPRLAAGGAAKFPRWSAHLERLHARRHRTVRDAYDAGVPVYAGTDAGGSLPHGLVAEEVAELVRAGLPTTAALSAATWDARRWLGRDGLEEGAPADLLVLDEDPRADVRVLAAPRRVVLRGRTVA, from the coding sequence ATGGGAGCCGGAGCGAACGAGGTGCTGCACGTCCGGGGCCGGGTGCTGGCCGGGCCGGACGACGCGTCGGTCAGGGACGAACTGTGGGTGGTCGGCGGACGGATCACCTACCGGCGGCCCGCCGCCGAGGTCACCGCGACCGCCACCGGGTGGGTGCTGCCGGGGCTGGTGGACGCGCACTGCCACGTCGGCCTCGACGCGCACGGCGCCGTGGACGAGGCCACCACCGAGAAGCAGGCGCTGACCGAACGCGGGGCGGGGGCCCTGCTGCTGCGCGACGCCGGAACGCCCGCCGACACCCGGTGGATCGACGACCGCGAGGACCTGCCGAGGATCATCCGGGCCGGCCGGCACATCGCCCGCACCCGCCGCTACATCCGCAACTACGCCCACGAGATCGAGCCCGGCGACCTCACCGCCTACGTGCGGCGCGAGGCGCGCAGGGGCGACGGCTGGGTCAAACTGGTCGGCGACTGGATCGACCGCGGCATCGGCGACCTGGCGCCGTGCTGGCCCGCGGACGCGCTGCGCGAGGCGATCGCCGCGGCCCACGAGGAGGGCGCCCGGGTCACCGCGCACTGCTTCGCCGAGGACTCCCTCGCCGACCTGGTGGACGCCGGGATCGACTGCGTCGAGCACGCCACCGGCCTCACCGACGACACGATCCCGCTCTTCGCCGAGCGCGGCGTCGCCATCGTGCCGACCCTGGTCAACATCGCCACCTTCCCGCGGTTGGCGGCCGGCGGCGCCGCCAAGTTCCCCCGCTGGTCGGCCCACCTGGAGCGGCTGCACGCGCGCCGCCACCGGACCGTGCGCGACGCGTACGACGCGGGCGTGCCGGTCTACGCGGGCACCGACGCCGGTGGCAGCCTCCCGCACGGGCTGGTCGCCGAGGAGGTGGCCGAACTGGTGCGCGCCGGGCTGCCGACCACCGCCGCGCTGTCCGCCGCGACCTGGGACGCCCGCCGCTGGCTGGGCCGGGACGGGCTGGAGGAGGGCGCGCCGGCCGACCTCCTGGTCCTCGACGAGGACCCGCGCGCCGACGTCCGGGTGCTCGCCGCGCCGCGCCGCGTGGTGCTGCGCGGCCGCACCGTGGCCTGA
- the cobC gene encoding Rv2231c family pyridoxal phosphate-dependent protein CobC → MSGPYYVGVGASRAADAAEVLALVRAALTEVAVLAWARAPEPVPLPVPAPAAPGNDADAAGDGGPRDPSRDLPHPAYRRGDQRGPSTPGPGTGLRQEQSRDRSPAHPGAARPRVAPPPVPAAATATGPDGPDSGAGTGRDVPASGSGLPSHGALLVAVLATAAGKERSPSIAGAAARLGVEVVAFAPDTLARVAVPTPSEVALGTLGTPSVAEAAALLAAGPGAELALTKRKSAHATVAVAVRGPRRAVPSAAVPSAVPSAALSGAAAGPLAATPSPAPGAFRDRGPAPPGAPDVYPDGHDLRHHGDAEVGDGLVDLAVNVRQGTPPGWLVEVIGGTLSGLAAYPDGRAARHAVAARHGRADAEVLLTAGAAEAFVLLARVLRPRRAVVVHPQFTEPEAALRAAGHVVERVLLDASDGFRLHPGKVPADADLVVLGNPTNPTSVLHPAALVRELARPGRTLVVDEAFMDAVPGERESLAGAVGPDRAVGGAGAAGGAGTVPGLVVLRSLTKTWGLAGLRIGYVLAAEELIAQLAAAQPLWAVSSPALAAAGACVTASAVEEAARAARQVAADRAHLLARLREVPGVHVAGDAPAAPFVLLRTPGADRVRAALRESGYAVRRGDTFPGLGPDWLRVAVRDRRTTDGFVDALCAVLTSRPAR, encoded by the coding sequence CGCGAGCCGCGCGGCGGACGCTGCCGAGGTCCTGGCGCTGGTGCGGGCCGCACTGACGGAGGTGGCGGTGCTGGCGTGGGCGCGGGCACCCGAACCGGTACCGCTGCCGGTGCCCGCGCCCGCGGCGCCCGGGAACGACGCGGACGCGGCGGGCGACGGCGGCCCGCGGGACCCGTCGAGGGACCTGCCGCACCCGGCGTACCGGCGGGGCGACCAGCGGGGGCCGTCAACGCCCGGCCCGGGCACGGGGCTTCGGCAGGAGCAGTCGCGGGACCGGTCACCGGCCCACCCGGGCGCGGCACGTCCGCGCGTCGCACCGCCCCCGGTTCCGGCCGCCGCCACTGCCACCGGCCCGGACGGCCCGGACTCCGGTGCCGGCACCGGCAGGGACGTCCCCGCCTCCGGCTCCGGGCTCCCCTCGCACGGCGCTCTCCTTGTGGCGGTGCTGGCCACCGCCGCCGGGAAGGAGCGGTCCCCCTCGATCGCCGGCGCCGCCGCACGCCTCGGGGTGGAGGTGGTCGCCTTCGCCCCGGACACCCTCGCGCGGGTGGCGGTCCCGACACCGTCGGAGGTGGCGCTCGGCACGCTCGGCACCCCGTCGGTCGCCGAGGCCGCGGCGCTGCTCGCGGCCGGCCCGGGCGCCGAACTCGCCCTCACCAAGCGGAAGTCGGCGCACGCCACGGTCGCGGTCGCCGTCCGCGGCCCGCGGCGAGCCGTACCGTCCGCTGCCGTCCCGTCCGCTGTCCCGTCCGCCGCCCTGTCGGGCGCTGCCGCCGGGCCCTTGGCCGCCACCCCCTCCCCCGCCCCCGGCGCGTTCCGCGACCGCGGCCCCGCACCCCCTGGAGCACCCGACGTGTACCCCGACGGCCACGACCTGCGGCACCACGGCGACGCGGAGGTGGGCGACGGGCTGGTCGACCTGGCGGTGAACGTACGGCAGGGCACGCCCCCGGGCTGGCTGGTCGAGGTGATCGGCGGGACGCTGTCCGGCCTGGCCGCGTATCCGGACGGGCGGGCGGCCCGGCACGCGGTCGCGGCGCGGCACGGCCGGGCGGACGCGGAGGTGCTGCTGACCGCCGGCGCGGCCGAGGCGTTCGTGCTGCTGGCCCGGGTGCTGCGGCCCCGGCGCGCGGTGGTGGTGCACCCGCAGTTCACGGAGCCGGAGGCGGCGCTGCGGGCGGCGGGCCACGTGGTCGAGCGGGTGCTGCTGGACGCGTCCGACGGGTTCCGGCTGCACCCGGGCAAGGTGCCGGCGGACGCGGACCTGGTGGTGCTCGGCAACCCGACGAACCCCACGTCGGTCCTGCACCCGGCCGCGCTGGTCCGGGAGTTGGCCCGCCCGGGGCGCACCCTGGTGGTGGACGAGGCGTTCATGGACGCGGTCCCGGGCGAGCGGGAGTCACTGGCCGGAGCGGTCGGCCCCGACAGAGCGGTCGGCGGGGCCGGAGCGGCGGGCGGCGCCGGTACGGTGCCGGGCCTGGTGGTGCTGCGCAGCCTGACCAAGACGTGGGGCCTGGCCGGCCTGCGGATCGGCTACGTGCTCGCGGCAGAGGAGTTGATCGCCCAACTGGCCGCCGCGCAACCACTGTGGGCGGTGTCCTCGCCCGCGCTGGCGGCCGCCGGCGCGTGCGTGACGGCGAGCGCGGTCGAGGAGGCGGCGCGGGCGGCCCGGCAGGTCGCCGCGGACCGCGCCCACCTGCTGGCGCGGCTGCGGGAGGTGCCGGGGGTCCACGTGGCCGGGGACGCGCCCGCGGCGCCCTTCGTGCTGCTGCGCACCCCGGGCGCCGACCGGGTGCGCGCGGCACTGCGGGAGTCGGGCTACGCGGTGCGCCGCGGCGACACCTTCCCCGGCCTCGGACCGGACTGGCTGCGGGTGGCGGTGCGCGACCGCCGCACCACCGACGGGTTCGTCGACGCGCTGTGCGCCGTGCTCACTTCACGCCCAGCGCGGTGA
- a CDS encoding SGNH/GDSL hydrolase family protein — MSRARRATRIRIAWATRGRTLRRSVLAPAAGVVAAATVGALLVSTAHGGRQDDAQDGRATSSATDTQQSAATYPGRVGAWESAMSAGGPSFHDQTVRMVVHTSIGGSGLRIRVSDLRSDRPLTVGAADVAEQYDGGRAVAGTHHRVTFGGSRSTTVAAGREEYSDVIPMRVAADQNLLVSLYLSGTTGPSTFHREAYETTYVSTDGVDHAADDSAAGYARTRTSWYYLSGLDVVAPTAHATVVAFGDSITDGYHSTAGANRRWPDQLARRLASAPGGQRLGVTDAGIAGNRLLTTAPEIYRGPSGVQRFDHDALGEPGVKDVILLEGVNDLSNDLNSAGGPLTARNLIDGYRTLIARGHADGVRMIGATILPYSRLSPAMNAVREQVNQWIRSSGAFDAVVDFDRAVRDPSNPDALAPAYDSGDHLHPNDAGMLAMADAVDLSVLVS, encoded by the coding sequence ATGTCCCGCGCCCGTCGCGCCACCCGTATCCGTATCGCATGGGCGACCCGCGGGCGGACGCTGCGCCGCTCGGTACTGGCGCCCGCGGCCGGCGTGGTCGCCGCCGCGACCGTCGGCGCGCTGCTCGTGTCCACCGCGCACGGCGGCCGCCAGGACGACGCCCAGGACGGCCGCGCCACCTCCTCCGCCACCGACACCCAGCAGAGCGCCGCGACGTACCCGGGCCGGGTCGGCGCCTGGGAGAGCGCGATGAGCGCGGGCGGCCCGTCGTTCCACGACCAGACGGTACGGATGGTGGTGCACACCAGCATCGGCGGCTCCGGGCTGCGGATCAGGGTCTCCGACCTGCGCAGCGACCGCCCGCTCACGGTGGGCGCCGCCGACGTCGCCGAGCAGTACGACGGCGGCCGCGCGGTCGCGGGCACCCACCACCGGGTGACCTTCGGCGGCTCGCGCTCCACCACGGTGGCCGCGGGCCGCGAGGAGTACAGCGACGTCATCCCGATGCGGGTCGCCGCCGACCAGAACCTGCTGGTCAGCCTCTACCTGTCGGGCACCACCGGCCCCTCCACCTTCCACCGCGAGGCGTACGAGACGACCTACGTCTCCACCGACGGTGTCGACCACGCCGCCGACGACTCCGCCGCGGGTTACGCCCGCACCCGCACCTCCTGGTACTACCTGTCCGGCCTCGACGTCGTCGCGCCGACCGCGCACGCCACCGTGGTGGCCTTCGGCGACTCGATCACCGACGGCTACCACTCCACCGCGGGCGCCAACCGCCGCTGGCCCGACCAGCTCGCCCGGCGGCTGGCCAGCGCGCCCGGCGGGCAGCGGCTCGGCGTCACCGACGCCGGCATCGCCGGCAACCGGCTGCTGACCACCGCGCCGGAGATCTACCGCGGCCCCAGCGGCGTGCAGCGCTTCGACCACGACGCGCTCGGCGAGCCCGGCGTCAAGGACGTCATCCTGCTCGAAGGCGTCAACGACCTCAGCAACGACCTCAACAGCGCCGGCGGCCCGCTGACCGCGCGGAACCTGATCGACGGCTACCGCACCCTCATCGCCCGCGGCCATGCCGACGGGGTCCGGATGATCGGCGCGACCATCCTGCCCTACAGCCGGCTCAGCCCGGCGATGAACGCGGTCCGGGAGCAGGTCAACCAGTGGATCAGGAGCAGCGGCGCCTTCGACGCGGTGGTCGACTTCGACCGGGCCGTCCGCGACCCCTCGAACCCCGACGCCCTCGCGCCCGCCTATGACTCCGGCGACCACCTGCACCCCAATGACGCGGGGATGCTGGCGATGGCCGACGCGGTCGACCTGTCCGTGCTCGTCTCCTGA
- a CDS encoding GlxA family transcriptional regulator has protein sequence MFNLAVPELLLLKVEVDGRPGYEVEMCTPDPGTVATSGGADVVIRSGLDALDRADTVIVAGTGAAEHPDPRVLGALREAGRAGKRIASICTGAFLLAEAGLLDGRNATTYWAYTRQFAEKYPDVVIQPDVLYVQDDRILTSSGYAAGIDLCLHLVRTDYGAAVANHVSRLALVAPVRPGGQAQFTDTPLPAETGTSLAGTRAWAMTRLDRPLALTDLARHAAVSVRTLSRRFHAETGLSPLQWLLHQRLDRARELLETTTLPVDQVARASGLGTADSLRQHLVRRVGLTPSDYRATFTRLPAG, from the coding sequence CTGTTCAACCTCGCCGTACCCGAACTGCTGCTGCTGAAGGTCGAGGTGGACGGCCGGCCCGGCTACGAGGTCGAGATGTGCACGCCCGACCCCGGCACCGTCGCCACCAGCGGCGGCGCCGACGTGGTGATCCGCAGCGGCTTGGACGCGCTCGACCGCGCCGACACCGTGATCGTGGCCGGCACCGGCGCTGCCGAGCACCCGGACCCGCGCGTGCTCGGGGCGCTGCGGGAGGCCGGGCGGGCCGGGAAGCGGATCGCCTCCATCTGCACCGGCGCCTTCCTGCTCGCCGAGGCCGGACTGCTCGACGGCCGCAACGCCACCACGTACTGGGCCTACACCCGCCAGTTCGCCGAGAAGTACCCCGACGTGGTCATCCAGCCCGACGTGCTCTACGTGCAGGACGACCGCATCCTCACCTCCTCCGGCTACGCGGCCGGCATCGACCTGTGCCTGCACCTGGTGCGCACCGACTACGGCGCCGCGGTCGCCAACCACGTCTCCCGCCTCGCCCTGGTCGCCCCCGTACGGCCGGGCGGCCAGGCGCAGTTCACCGACACGCCGCTGCCCGCCGAGACCGGCACGTCGCTCGCCGGGACCCGCGCCTGGGCGATGACCCGGCTCGACCGCCCGCTCGCCCTGACCGACCTCGCCCGGCACGCCGCCGTCAGCGTCCGCACCCTCAGCCGCCGCTTCCACGCCGAGACCGGGCTCAGCCCGTTGCAGTGGCTGCTGCACCAACGGCTGGACCGCGCCCGCGAGTTGCTGGAGACCACCACCCTTCCGGTCGACCAGGTCGCCCGCGCCAGCGGCCTGGGCACCGCCGACTCGCTGCGCCAGCACCTGGTGCGCCGCGTCGGCCTCACCCCCTCCGACTACCGCGCCACCTTCACCCGCCTGCCCGCGGGGTGA
- a CDS encoding SCO1860 family LAETG-anchored protein, which produces MYRTINFRLPARRSAAVLGAATAVAAGAVLAVAPAVQAVPATAHDTGAATATDLRAGLDVSLLGRTVDVPVNVSLNDVHAPADAKQTALTVTVGHGVEAGRAVNLLRASAATANATTGPDKAQGVADIVGADLHVPGLPLLSVVKLDAVTSTATCQVGHRPTASSHLVGLTVLGRRTELSAIGTTKVAVPGVGEVDLELTDAVTTSATAAATALHLKVDIDPLSLGVAHVTGDITLAQATCRTPKGDSGSSSGGASTGGSSSGAATAGSSGGSSTGGADTGGSTGGHSSGGSGNGGGTSGGSGSGGSSGSAGSAGSSGSSGSAGSSGSSASGGSGGSGAQTVADTSSTGDLAETGASSSTPYVAGGAAALVAAGALTFVVANRRRRAAGSPTGGDA; this is translated from the coding sequence GTGTACCGCACCATCAACTTCCGCCTGCCCGCACGCCGTTCGGCCGCCGTCCTCGGCGCGGCCACGGCCGTCGCCGCCGGGGCCGTGCTGGCCGTCGCGCCGGCCGTGCAGGCGGTGCCCGCGACCGCGCACGACACCGGCGCCGCCACGGCCACGGACCTGCGCGCGGGCCTGGACGTGTCCCTGCTGGGCAGGACCGTGGACGTGCCCGTGAACGTCTCGCTGAACGACGTGCACGCCCCGGCCGACGCCAAGCAGACCGCGCTGACCGTGACGGTCGGCCACGGCGTCGAGGCGGGCCGGGCCGTGAACCTGCTGCGCGCCTCCGCCGCCACCGCGAACGCCACCACCGGCCCCGACAAGGCCCAGGGCGTCGCCGACATCGTGGGGGCCGACCTGCACGTGCCCGGGCTGCCGCTGCTGTCCGTGGTCAAGCTGGACGCGGTGACGTCCACCGCGACCTGCCAGGTCGGGCACCGGCCGACCGCCTCCTCGCACCTGGTCGGCCTGACCGTGCTCGGCAGGCGCACCGAACTGTCGGCGATCGGCACCACCAAGGTCGCCGTCCCCGGCGTCGGTGAGGTGGACCTGGAGCTGACCGACGCCGTCACCACCTCCGCCACCGCGGCGGCCACGGCCCTGCACCTCAAGGTCGACATCGATCCGCTGAGCCTGGGCGTCGCCCACGTGACCGGCGACATCACGCTCGCGCAGGCCACCTGCCGCACCCCGAAGGGCGACAGCGGCTCGTCGTCGGGGGGTGCGTCCACGGGCGGTTCGTCCAGCGGTGCGGCCACGGCGGGCTCCTCCGGCGGTTCGTCCACGGGCGGCGCGGACACCGGCGGTTCGACCGGCGGGCACTCCTCCGGCGGCTCGGGCAACGGGGGCGGCACGAGCGGCGGTTCGGGCAGCGGCGGGTCGTCCGGGTCCGCCGGGTCCGCCGGTTCCTCGGGTTCCTCGGGCTCCGCCGGGTCGTCCGGTTCCTCCGCCTCGGGCGGCTCCGGTGGCTCCGGCGCCCAGACCGTCGCCGACACCTCCTCCACCGGCGACCTCGCCGAGACCGGCGCCAGTTCCAGCACCCCCTACGTCGCCGGCGGCGCCGCCGCACTCGTGGCCGCGGGCGCGCTGACCTTCGTCGTCGCCAACCGCCGCCGCCGCGCGGCCGGTTCGCCCACCGGCGGTGACGCGTGA
- a CDS encoding NADAR family protein, whose product MTGTRTTHRTADGVRIPGTWRHAFIRNGGGYYLTDLFIYADGLVDCWGLVTVEEFAEKLSSGWVATELPEGAEASAHMLASWKFADPLTWLTAEELLAEVRDTIEELNGRPDSTDRCLAAVDAFLADPTEAHRAALRAAYLAIPAHQRQFALSDMDRKDWPLQALIAGPGGELWPDEQVTAEEYDSAVRYFEERARQGAGVRTAREHVDGPPTSHAPAVALPHSFPRDPVADPGHLALRHDYPAPVRVGAAAYPSAAHAYWALSTADQDARAEIAAAPNGSAAAGIAARAARRDGWDLARTAVLASLLRAKYAQHPDLAEILLATGDATLVYDDMDSRFWGDNAGTGRNWAGRLLELVRAEIQADRAGIATAVAGPAAGTAPGTGEGTAAGADTGTGTGGAGPCPGAVGEGR is encoded by the coding sequence ATGACCGGCACCCGAACCACTCACCGCACCGCGGACGGTGTCCGCATACCCGGCACCTGGCGGCACGCCTTCATCCGCAACGGCGGCGGCTACTACCTGACCGACCTGTTCATCTACGCCGACGGGCTGGTGGACTGCTGGGGACTGGTCACCGTGGAGGAGTTCGCGGAGAAGCTGAGCAGCGGATGGGTCGCGACCGAACTCCCCGAAGGCGCCGAGGCGTCGGCGCACATGCTCGCGTCGTGGAAGTTCGCCGACCCGCTGACCTGGCTCACCGCTGAGGAACTGCTCGCCGAAGTCCGCGACACCATCGAGGAGTTGAACGGGCGGCCCGACTCGACCGACCGCTGCCTGGCCGCCGTCGACGCCTTCCTCGCCGATCCCACCGAGGCCCACCGCGCCGCACTGCGCGCCGCCTACCTCGCCATCCCCGCCCACCAGCGCCAGTTCGCGCTGAGCGACATGGACCGCAAGGACTGGCCGCTCCAGGCGCTCATCGCCGGCCCCGGCGGCGAGTTGTGGCCCGACGAGCAGGTCACCGCCGAGGAGTACGACAGCGCCGTCCGCTACTTCGAGGAGCGGGCCCGGCAGGGCGCCGGCGTCCGGACCGCCCGCGAGCACGTCGACGGCCCGCCCACCTCGCACGCGCCCGCGGTCGCGCTCCCGCACTCCTTCCCCCGCGACCCGGTCGCCGACCCCGGCCACCTCGCGCTGCGCCACGACTACCCGGCGCCGGTGCGGGTCGGCGCGGCGGCGTACCCCTCGGCCGCGCACGCCTACTGGGCGCTGTCCACCGCCGACCAGGACGCCCGCGCCGAGATCGCGGCGGCCCCGAACGGCTCCGCGGCCGCCGGCATCGCCGCCCGCGCGGCCCGCCGCGACGGCTGGGACCTGGCCAGGACCGCCGTCCTCGCGTCGCTGCTGCGCGCCAAGTACGCCCAGCACCCCGACCTCGCGGAGATCCTGCTCGCCACCGGCGACGCGACCCTGGTCTACGACGACATGGACTCCCGCTTCTGGGGGGACAACGCGGGCACCGGCCGCAACTGGGCCGGACGGCTGCTCGAACTGGTCAGGGCCGAGATCCAGGCGGACCGGGCGGGGATCGCCACCGCGGTCGCGGGCCCCGCCGCGGGCACCGCACCTGGCACGGGCGAGGGCACCGCCGCGGGGGCGGACACAGGCACCGGCACGGGAGGCGCGGGCCCCTGCCCCGGAGCCGTCGGCGAGGGCCGGTGA
- a CDS encoding ABC transporter substrate-binding protein produces MSDGLFAGRYELAELLGSGGMARVHRARDTRMGRIVAIKTLMPELALDPDARRRFAREAHAAGALNHPGIVTVHDQDEYRDGDTVVPYLVMEYVRGGTLSELVREQAPFEPERAVRIVCDILDALAHAHSHGTVHRDVKPANVMVTEEGAVKVADFGIARVLDTDTRLTTAGSSVGTPSYMSPEQINGRDVDARSDIYAVGCVLTELLTGKPPFHDGSALSLMYWHVHSAPPAPSTRNPRVSAELDALVMAALAKSPDDRPADAGVYRARLWAWLTAARSATLSGPATLPPSDFGLAKPAPRPAAAPAPGSTPAPAPGSAPGSASARPSAQPSPPAPPAGADPRATFGVGGALPSLPAQGPPAQPIPGPYPAGAGTPAGAGTPAAAPLEHPAYSRSPQVPLPPPYQPSTPPPVNNGTPPLHRPAVRQGPPAGPAAGVGLPSDTPPAPTPGWSARRKVLTGVAGLAVAGITVSVVLATGALGGDKPDPGPDPHPPTSAPVDQQAALQRHGGKAGTGFNGGNNGVVRPSTQTGGTVHLATSNFPDALLDPADTYDPSAWNIQRLLYRSLVSYAPAPGDKGRQLVPDLATTTGGVSDDGLTWTFHLKKGLRFQDGSAITSKDVKYGIERTFDQDVHPSGSTYLSDLLDEGQHYPGPYDDSDPGRMGLKSVATPDDGTVVFTLAKPYADFPYILAMADGAVVPPSADTGGGKDYEEHPVASGPYKVSAYVPGKSLQLVRNTEWKASTDQVRSQLPTGYQLKLYDSQQAVEQAVLDGSADLDFTQSLLDDDTETKVINDPSRKADADLAYTGATRYLSLSTDQAPFDDVLCRRAVAYAVDREQVQAALGGQYEGGDIATTMLPPTNISHDPKANMYSSTTGEAEEQYARTELTACGKPDGFSTTLVGVAGASKGQQAMEAIATALAKVGIKVTVKTMDAGAFYDTLLSPTKLKAAKWGMVYTGWVGDYPTGGGFLRQLVAPGSESNYAALDDSTLNSMIDQADTLTSPSAAKTAWTKIDAQVLSDAATVPIVYDRHLVYRGPRLTNVYQQQVLGEIDLTALGVK; encoded by the coding sequence ATGAGCGACGGGCTTTTCGCGGGCAGATACGAACTCGCGGAGCTGCTCGGCTCCGGCGGGATGGCCCGGGTGCACCGTGCCCGGGACACCCGGATGGGCCGGATCGTGGCCATCAAGACCCTGATGCCGGAACTGGCGCTGGACCCCGACGCCCGCCGCAGGTTCGCCCGCGAGGCGCACGCGGCCGGCGCGCTGAACCACCCCGGCATCGTCACCGTCCACGACCAGGACGAGTACCGGGACGGCGACACCGTGGTGCCGTACCTCGTCATGGAGTACGTCCGCGGTGGCACGCTCTCCGAACTCGTGCGCGAGCAGGCCCCGTTCGAGCCCGAGCGGGCGGTGCGGATCGTCTGCGACATCCTCGACGCGCTCGCCCACGCGCACAGCCACGGCACCGTGCACCGCGACGTGAAGCCGGCCAACGTGATGGTCACCGAGGAAGGCGCGGTCAAGGTCGCCGACTTCGGCATCGCCCGCGTGCTGGACACCGACACCCGGCTGACCACCGCCGGCTCCTCGGTCGGCACCCCCAGCTACATGTCGCCCGAGCAGATCAACGGCCGTGACGTGGACGCCCGCAGCGACATCTACGCCGTCGGCTGCGTGCTCACCGAACTGCTCACCGGCAAGCCGCCGTTCCACGACGGCAGCGCGCTGAGCCTGATGTACTGGCACGTCCACTCCGCGCCGCCCGCGCCCTCCACCCGCAACCCGCGGGTGTCCGCGGAGCTCGACGCCCTGGTGATGGCCGCGCTCGCGAAGTCGCCCGACGACCGCCCCGCCGACGCCGGCGTCTACCGGGCGCGGCTGTGGGCCTGGCTGACCGCCGCCCGCTCCGCCACCCTGAGCGGGCCGGCCACGCTGCCCCCGAGCGACTTCGGTCTGGCGAAGCCCGCCCCGAGGCCGGCCGCCGCCCCCGCGCCCGGGTCCACCCCCGCGCCCGCGCCGGGGTCCGCGCCCGGCTCCGCGTCCGCCCGCCCGTCGGCCCAGCCGTCCCCGCCGGCGCCCCCCGCCGGCGCCGACCCGCGCGCCACCTTCGGAGTCGGCGGCGCCCTGCCCTCGCTCCCCGCCCAGGGCCCGCCCGCGCAGCCGATACCCGGGCCGTACCCGGCGGGCGCGGGTACCCCGGCGGGCGCCGGCACCCCGGCTGCCGCGCCGCTCGAACACCCCGCCTACTCCCGCAGCCCGCAGGTGCCGTTGCCCCCGCCGTACCAGCCGAGCACCCCGCCGCCGGTGAACAACGGAACCCCGCCGCTGCACCGGCCCGCCGTGCGGCAGGGCCCGCCGGCCGGCCCCGCCGCGGGCGTCGGCCTGCCGTCCGACACACCGCCCGCCCCCACACCCGGGTGGAGCGCGCGCCGCAAGGTCCTGACCGGGGTGGCCGGGCTCGCCGTCGCCGGCATCACCGTCTCGGTCGTCCTGGCCACCGGCGCCCTCGGCGGCGACAAGCCGGACCCGGGGCCCGACCCGCACCCGCCGACGTCCGCGCCGGTGGACCAGCAGGCCGCCCTCCAGCGCCACGGCGGCAAGGCGGGCACGGGGTTCAACGGCGGCAACAACGGCGTCGTGCGCCCGTCCACGCAGACCGGCGGCACCGTCCACCTGGCCACCTCGAACTTCCCCGACGCCCTGCTGGACCCGGCCGACACCTACGACCCCAGCGCCTGGAACATCCAGCGGCTGCTCTACCGCAGCCTGGTCAGCTACGCGCCCGCGCCCGGCGACAAGGGCCGCCAGTTGGTGCCGGACCTGGCCACCACCACCGGCGGCGTCAGTGACGACGGCCTGACCTGGACCTTCCACCTCAAGAAGGGCCTGCGCTTCCAGGACGGCTCGGCGATCACCTCCAAGGACGTCAAGTACGGCATCGAGCGCACCTTCGACCAGGACGTCCACCCCAGCGGCTCGACCTACCTGTCCGACCTCCTCGACGAGGGGCAGCACTACCCGGGCCCCTACGACGACAGCGACCCCGGCCGGATGGGGCTGAAGTCGGTCGCCACCCCCGACGACGGCACCGTCGTCTTCACGCTCGCCAAGCCCTACGCGGACTTCCCGTACATCCTCGCCATGGCCGACGGGGCCGTGGTGCCGCCGAGCGCCGACACCGGCGGCGGCAAGGACTACGAGGAGCACCCGGTGGCCAGCGGCCCGTACAAGGTGTCCGCGTACGTCCCCGGCAAGTCGCTCCAACTGGTGCGCAACACCGAGTGGAAGGCCAGCACCGACCAGGTGCGCTCCCAACTGCCCACCGGGTACCAGTTGAAGCTCTACGACTCGCAGCAGGCCGTCGAGCAGGCGGTGCTCGACGGCAGCGCCGACCTGGACTTCACCCAGTCGCTGCTCGACGACGACACCGAGACGAAGGTCATCAACGACCCGTCCAGGAAGGCCGACGCGGACCTCGCCTACACCGGCGCCACCCGCTATCTGAGCCTGAGCACCGACCAGGCGCCCTTCGACGACGTCCTGTGCCGCCGGGCCGTCGCCTACGCGGTGGACCGCGAGCAGGTGCAGGCCGCGCTCGGCGGGCAGTACGAAGGCGGCGACATCGCCACCACCATGCTGCCGCCCACCAACATCAGCCACGACCCCAAGGCCAACATGTACTCCTCCACCACCGGGGAGGCCGAGGAGCAGTACGCCAGGACCGAACTGACCGCGTGCGGAAAGCCGGACGGCTTCAGCACCACCCTGGTCGGTGTCGCGGGCGCGTCCAAGGGCCAGCAGGCCATGGAGGCGATCGCCACGGCGCTGGCGAAGGTCGGCATCAAGGTCACCGTCAAGACCATGGACGCCGGCGCGTTCTACGACACGCTGCTGTCGCCCACGAAGCTCAAGGCTGCCAAGTGGGGCATGGTGTACACCGGTTGGGTCGGCGACTACCCGACCGGGGGCGGCTTCCTGCGGCAACTCGTCGCCCCCGGCTCCGAGTCCAACTACGCGGCCCTCGACGACAGCACCCTCAACAGCATGATCGACCAGGCCGACACGCTCACCAGCCCGTCGGCGGCGAAGACGGCGTGGACCAAGATCGACGCCCAGGTGCTGTCCGACGCCGCGACGGTGCCGATCGTCTACGACCGCCACCTGGTCTACCGCGGGCCGCGGCTGACCAACGTCTACCAGCAGCAGGTGCTCGGCGAGATCGACCTCACCGCGCTGGGCGTGAAGTGA